A region from the Gammaproteobacteria bacterium genome encodes:
- the pal gene encoding peptidoglycan-associated lipoprotein Pal, with translation MNGLIKGLAVVLAVSMLWGCSSKPVTSDKGAEGAATAGADKGAATSGVDLGGGAAGSAISAGTSESTVAAAVAANVPDDLMSKLTVYFDYDKSDVTAEGRKIIEAHARYLTANPKVRVTLEGHADERGTPEYNLALGERRAKAVDQVMKVLNVAKGQLDTVSFGEERPAVIGSDESSWAKNRRVEIVYSK, from the coding sequence ATGAATGGTTTAATTAAAGGATTGGCAGTGGTTTTGGCGGTTTCGATGTTGTGGGGCTGTTCCAGCAAGCCTGTGACTTCCGACAAGGGTGCCGAAGGTGCGGCGACAGCGGGTGCCGACAAGGGTGCGGCTACGTCGGGCGTTGATTTGGGCGGCGGCGCTGCAGGTAGCGCAATCAGCGCCGGAACCAGCGAAAGCACGGTTGCTGCAGCAGTGGCGGCCAATGTTCCAGACGATTTGATGTCGAAGCTCACCGTGTATTTCGATTATGACAAGAGTGACGTGACCGCAGAAGGGCGCAAGATTATCGAGGCCCATGCCCGTTATCTGACTGCCAATCCCAAGGTGCGCGTTACCCTCGAAGGCCATGCCGACGAGCGCGGCACGCCTGAGTACAACTTGGCGCTGGGTGAACGTCGTGCCAAGGCAGTGGATCAAGTAATGAAAGTGTTGAATGTTGCCAAGGGCCAACTTGATACCGTCAGCTTCGGTGAAGAGCGTCCGGCGGTGATTGGCAGCGATGAAAGTAGCTGGGCCAAGAATCGTCGCGTCGAGATCGTATACAGCAAGTAA
- the tolB gene encoding Tol-Pal system beta propeller repeat protein TolB yields the protein MVFMVSLCCWQSAQAALTIEITKGKEGAQPIAIVPFGWQGDAGLVPDDVSTVVAQDLERSGSFAPLPEKDLLARPHEGTQINFRDWRLLGAPNLVIGKMSRVRGDRVRVQFQLFDVYRETQLSGFSFEVGQGNLRRLGHQISDIIYEALTGQKGAFSTRIAYVTAENKRPRYYALYVADVDGYNPQLLMRSQQPLMSPAWSPDGTKLAYVSFEAGRSMIFVQEVATGDRERISAFPGINGAPAWSPDGTRLAMSLSKDGNSEIYIMNLATKELQRVTDHYQADTEPSWLPDGQSLVFTSDRGGSPQIYQVAVSGGTPKRLTWEGKYNARASVMPDGKRLVLINGDGRVFRVAMLDMETKVMQVLTDGQLDESPSLAPNGRMAIYATKHRGRGVLAAVSVDGRVSQRIALEEGGDAREPAWGPFLTGR from the coding sequence ATGGTATTTATGGTGAGTCTGTGCTGTTGGCAGTCGGCACAGGCGGCACTGACCATTGAAATCACCAAAGGCAAAGAAGGTGCGCAGCCGATCGCAATCGTGCCGTTTGGCTGGCAGGGGGATGCGGGATTGGTGCCTGATGATGTTTCGACCGTCGTGGCGCAGGATCTGGAGCGCAGTGGCAGTTTTGCGCCCTTGCCGGAAAAGGATTTGCTGGCCCGGCCGCATGAAGGTACGCAAATTAATTTCCGTGACTGGCGGTTGCTGGGTGCGCCGAATCTGGTGATCGGCAAAATGAGTCGTGTGCGTGGCGACCGGGTTCGGGTCCAGTTTCAATTGTTTGATGTTTATCGCGAAACACAATTGTCGGGTTTCAGTTTCGAGGTCGGCCAAGGTAATTTGCGACGTCTGGGGCATCAGATCAGCGACATCATCTATGAGGCATTGACCGGACAAAAAGGCGCGTTCAGCACCCGCATTGCCTATGTCACGGCAGAAAACAAACGGCCGCGTTATTACGCACTGTATGTGGCCGATGTCGATGGCTATAACCCGCAACTGTTGATGCGTTCGCAGCAACCGCTGATGTCACCGGCCTGGTCGCCGGATGGCACCAAACTCGCCTATGTTTCGTTTGAGGCGGGGCGCTCGATGATTTTTGTGCAGGAAGTCGCGACAGGCGATCGGGAACGCATCTCTGCCTTCCCCGGGATCAATGGCGCTCCGGCCTGGTCACCGGATGGCACCCGGCTGGCGATGTCCCTATCAAAGGATGGGAATTCGGAAATCTATATCATGAACCTGGCGACTAAGGAATTGCAGCGGGTGACCGATCATTATCAGGCCGATACCGAGCCTAGCTGGTTGCCGGATGGTCAGAGTCTGGTGTTTACTTCGGATCGGGGGGGCAGCCCGCAGATTTATCAAGTTGCCGTTTCAGGAGGCACACCCAAGCGCTTGACGTGGGAAGGGAAGTATAATGCCCGTGCGTCGGTGATGCCGGATGGTAAGCGTCTGGTGTTGATCAATGGCGATGGTAGGGTTTTCCGGGTCGCCATGTTGGACATGGAGACCAAGGTGATGCAGGTGTTGACCGATGGTCAACTGGATGAGTCGCCCAGTCTCGCGCCTAATGGTAGAATGGCGATCTATGCTACTAAACATCGTGGCCGAGGGGTGCTGGCGGCGGTTTCAGTCGATGGTCGTGTGAGTCAACGTATTGCGCTGGAAGAAGGTGGTGACGCGCGGGAACCTGCGTGGGGGCCATTTTTGACCGGCCGATGA